The bacterium region GGCCGGCCTCTGGTCGGCCGGCAGTCCGTACACGTCGGCGATGTGGCCGCAAGCCGTGCAGCGGACGTGGTAGTGGTCGCCCAGATCGCCGTCGAAACGCGTCTCGCCGCCGGCGAACTCCAGCTTGCGGATGACGCCATCCTGATGCAGGACTTCGAGGTTGCGGTAGACTGTGCCGAGGCTCACGCGCGGCAGCCGTCGCCGGACACGATCATAGAGCTCGGCGGCCGTCGGATGCGTATGGGCCGCACAGAGTTCCTCGAGAATGACGCGGCGC contains the following coding sequences:
- a CDS encoding transcriptional repressor; amino-acid sequence: MSDTKLRRNTPQRRVILEELCAAHTHPTAAELYDRVRRRLPRVSLGTVYRNLEVLHQDGVIRKLEFAGGETRFDGDLGDHYHVRCTACGHIADVYGLPADQRPAQPAELAGFKVESHRLEYFGLCPDCR